Proteins co-encoded in one Pseudarthrobacter chlorophenolicus A6 genomic window:
- the sigE gene encoding RNA polymerase sigma factor SigE, translating into MSSSVVAPVPAAQHPEADWVRPTWEEVVTNHSAKVYRLAYRLTGNRFDAEDLTQEVFVRVFRSLENFKPGTLDGWLHRITTNLFLDQARRKTRIRFDALAEDAESRLPGREPGPEQSFELNNLDLDVQAALEELPPDFRAAVVLCDLEGLSYDEVAAALGVKLGTVRSRIHRGRTMLREKLAHRDPRPQHARRKLSMPRIAGIL; encoded by the coding sequence ATGTCATCTTCAGTAGTGGCACCTGTCCCTGCAGCACAACATCCCGAAGCCGATTGGGTCCGTCCCACCTGGGAAGAAGTGGTCACCAACCACTCGGCCAAAGTCTACCGGCTGGCCTACCGCCTGACCGGCAACAGGTTCGACGCCGAGGACCTCACCCAGGAGGTCTTTGTCCGCGTCTTCCGTTCGCTGGAAAACTTCAAGCCCGGAACGTTGGATGGCTGGCTGCACCGCATCACCACCAACCTCTTCCTGGACCAGGCGCGACGCAAGACCCGCATCCGGTTTGACGCACTGGCCGAGGACGCAGAGTCCCGCCTTCCCGGACGCGAGCCTGGCCCTGAGCAAAGCTTCGAACTGAACAACCTGGACCTCGACGTGCAGGCCGCCCTGGAGGAACTGCCGCCGGACTTCCGCGCCGCCGTCGTGCTCTGCGACCTTGAAGGCCTGTCCTATGACGAGGTGGCAGCGGCCCTGGGCGTGAAGCTCGGGACGGTCCGCTCCCGGATCCACCGCGGCAGGACCATGCTGCGGGAGAAGCTGGCACACCGGGATCCGCGGCCGCAGCACGCCCGGCGCAAACTGTCCATGCCGCGCATCGCCGGCATCCTCTGA
- a CDS encoding O-methyltransferase — translation MSADKSISWSFAEDLPAEDDVMLRARERSFELGVTPIGPGVGAVLTVLAAASKAQTAVEIGTGAGVSGVCLLRGLGPQAVLTTIDVDVEHLKAAREAYAEAGSPANRTRTISGRAGDVLPRLTDNAYDIVFIDADKPGLPGYVEQAVRLLKRSGLLIINDALDKDKVANPAGREPNTVILRQVGKAIREDKRLATAMLPTGDGLLVAVKK, via the coding sequence ATGAGTGCCGACAAGTCCATCAGCTGGTCCTTTGCAGAAGATCTGCCCGCTGAGGATGACGTCATGCTTCGGGCCCGGGAGCGTTCCTTTGAACTCGGCGTTACCCCCATCGGCCCGGGGGTAGGGGCCGTCCTGACTGTGCTGGCAGCCGCGTCCAAGGCCCAGACCGCCGTCGAAATCGGAACCGGCGCGGGCGTGTCCGGCGTTTGCCTGCTGCGCGGCCTTGGCCCGCAGGCCGTTTTGACCACCATCGATGTGGATGTTGAGCACCTGAAAGCCGCCCGCGAGGCCTATGCCGAAGCCGGCAGCCCTGCCAACCGGACCCGCACCATTTCGGGCCGCGCCGGCGACGTCCTGCCCCGGCTCACGGACAACGCCTATGACATCGTGTTTATCGACGCGGACAAGCCCGGCCTGCCCGGGTACGTGGAGCAGGCCGTCCGCCTCCTGAAGCGTTCCGGACTGCTGATCATCAACGACGCCCTGGACAAAGACAAGGTTGCCAATCCGGCGGGACGCGAGCCCAACACGGTCATCCTTCGGCAGGTAGGCAAGGCAATCCGCGAGGACAAGAGGCTGGCCACCGCCATGCTCCCCACCGGGGACGGCCTGCTGGTGGCAGTCAAGAAGTAA
- a CDS encoding DUF3117 domain-containing protein codes for MAAMKPRTGDGPMEVTKEGRSLIMRVPLEGGGRLVVELNAAEAANLKECLVGVTE; via the coding sequence ATGGCTGCTATGAAACCACGCACCGGCGACGGCCCAATGGAAGTCACCAAGGAGGGCCGCAGCCTGATCATGCGCGTCCCGCTCGAGGGCGGCGGGCGTCTTGTGGTTGAGCTGAACGCCGCGGAAGCGGCAAACCTCAAGGAATGCCTGGTAGGCGTTACCGAATAA
- a CDS encoding glycosyltransferase family 39 protein, translating to MSTVERRRANSGSAQAAAARAAEVVRRWPWWAQVSAIYVAARLVSACIFMAAALHQGTNPWFPAKPDYWNFINIWDARWYGEVIANGYPTQLPTDALGNVQENAWAFYPLFPALARGLTSLTGMNPAASLTIIAMLSGWAAALVVYVLFRQKAEHAAALWGVAFFATFPVSAVLQVPYAEPLTLLLLAAALLLVIRRQYLWAMPVVVLMCLSRPVGVPFAAMLGILFLARLVAWIRQGQPKPVPPAASPAGELVRLAALTGVAGLSALAWPAAAWAATGDIEAYTKTETVWRGHDLVPFRPWFDTGVDLFGPVLGVLAPFVFVALFGAMLFLPPVVRLGVEMRLWCACYMGYLVVFLHPQTSTFRMLLPLFPLALGAVLLSRSRAYRGTAVTMFLLLQMVWIVWLWAWAQLPGGGDYPP from the coding sequence ATGAGCACCGTGGAGCGCCGCCGTGCGAACTCTGGTTCTGCGCAGGCTGCGGCCGCCAGGGCGGCCGAGGTGGTCCGGCGCTGGCCGTGGTGGGCGCAGGTGTCCGCCATCTACGTGGCCGCCCGGCTCGTCAGCGCCTGCATCTTCATGGCTGCAGCCCTGCACCAGGGCACCAACCCGTGGTTTCCGGCCAAACCCGACTACTGGAATTTCATCAACATCTGGGATGCCCGGTGGTACGGCGAAGTCATTGCCAACGGCTATCCCACGCAGCTGCCCACTGATGCCCTGGGCAACGTACAGGAAAACGCCTGGGCGTTCTATCCGCTTTTCCCGGCTCTGGCCCGAGGCCTGACCAGCCTGACCGGGATGAACCCCGCAGCCTCGCTGACCATCATCGCCATGCTGTCCGGCTGGGCGGCCGCGCTGGTGGTGTATGTGCTCTTCCGGCAGAAAGCGGAGCACGCGGCGGCGTTGTGGGGGGTGGCGTTCTTTGCCACATTCCCGGTCTCGGCCGTCCTGCAGGTGCCCTATGCCGAGCCGCTCACCCTCCTGCTGCTGGCCGCGGCGCTGTTGCTGGTGATCCGCCGGCAGTACCTGTGGGCGATGCCCGTGGTGGTGCTGATGTGCCTGTCCCGCCCGGTGGGGGTGCCCTTCGCGGCGATGCTGGGCATCCTCTTCCTCGCACGGCTGGTGGCCTGGATCAGGCAGGGACAACCGAAACCAGTGCCCCCGGCCGCGAGCCCGGCCGGTGAACTGGTCCGCTTGGCGGCCCTGACCGGCGTCGCAGGCCTGTCCGCCCTTGCCTGGCCCGCGGCGGCGTGGGCGGCAACAGGCGATATCGAGGCGTATACAAAAACCGAGACGGTGTGGCGCGGACATGACCTGGTGCCGTTCAGGCCCTGGTTCGATACCGGCGTCGACCTTTTCGGCCCGGTGCTGGGCGTCCTGGCCCCGTTCGTTTTCGTGGCGCTTTTCGGCGCCATGCTGTTCCTTCCGCCGGTGGTGCGCCTCGGCGTCGAAATGCGCCTGTGGTGCGCCTGCTACATGGGTTACCTGGTGGTCTTCCTGCACCCGCAGACCAGCACCTTCCGGATGCTGTTGCCGCTTTTCCCGCTGGCGCTGGGTGCCGTCCTGCTGTCCCGCTCGAGGGCCTACCGGGGGACTGCGGTGACAATGTTCCTGCTGCTCCAGATGGTGTGGATCGTATGGCTGTGGGCCTGGGCGCAGTTGCCTGGCGGCGGCGATTACCCACCCTGA
- a CDS encoding DivIVA domain-containing protein, translating into MSFFLVFLAIVLVGAVLWTGVGLRSRKTGRQALPALLDGGFEQPPANLPPVLLPADAAPRDVDKVRFALGLRGYRMDQVDQVLDELRDQLAAARKESDELRSRLQALQASAGNGGSHGAVPAVEHGKASDGGTAPSAADVQ; encoded by the coding sequence GTGAGCTTCTTTCTCGTTTTCCTTGCCATCGTGCTGGTTGGTGCAGTGCTGTGGACCGGCGTCGGGCTGCGCTCGCGGAAGACCGGCCGGCAGGCGTTGCCCGCGCTGCTGGACGGCGGTTTTGAGCAGCCGCCGGCCAACCTTCCGCCGGTGTTGCTCCCGGCCGACGCCGCACCCCGTGATGTGGACAAGGTGCGGTTCGCGCTCGGCCTTCGGGGCTACCGCATGGACCAGGTGGACCAGGTGCTGGACGAGCTGCGGGACCAGCTGGCGGCGGCCCGGAAGGAGTCTGACGAGCTGCGGTCACGCCTCCAGGCCTTGCAGGCCAGCGCCGGGAACGGGGGCAGCCATGGCGCGGTGCCCGCCGTCGAACACGGAAAAGCGTCCGACGGCGGGACCGCGCCTTCCGCTGCGGACGTCCAATGA
- a CDS encoding LOG family protein: MSISADPAKNIQPRRKGPLELRRKQAAVEMSDQHLLDTKGPGQFVHTDPWRVLRIQSEFVEGFGALADIGKAVSVFGSARTKPGSVYYEMGVEVGRKLAEAGVAVITGGGPGSMEAANRGTVEGNGVSVGLGIELPFEQGLNQWVDLGINFRYFFARKTMFVKYAQGFIVLPGGLGTLDELFEAMVLVQTRKVTSFPIVLLGVEFWGPMIDWIRGTLVAEGMVSEKDLDLIQVVDSPAEAVERVLHGGPVPPMNGEQRPE, translated from the coding sequence ATGAGCATCAGTGCAGATCCGGCCAAGAACATCCAACCGCGCCGCAAAGGCCCCCTTGAACTCCGCCGAAAGCAGGCGGCGGTGGAAATGTCGGACCAGCATCTGCTCGATACCAAGGGGCCAGGCCAGTTTGTCCATACCGATCCGTGGCGCGTTCTGCGGATCCAGAGCGAATTCGTTGAGGGCTTTGGTGCCCTTGCAGATATCGGCAAGGCGGTCAGCGTCTTCGGTTCGGCACGGACCAAGCCGGGCAGCGTGTACTACGAAATGGGTGTTGAAGTGGGGCGCAAGCTGGCCGAGGCCGGCGTTGCGGTGATCACCGGCGGCGGCCCCGGCTCCATGGAAGCGGCCAACCGGGGCACTGTGGAAGGCAACGGAGTCTCCGTGGGCCTCGGCATTGAACTGCCGTTCGAACAGGGCCTCAACCAGTGGGTGGACCTCGGCATCAACTTCCGCTACTTCTTCGCCCGCAAGACCATGTTCGTCAAGTACGCCCAGGGGTTCATCGTCCTTCCCGGCGGCCTGGGCACCCTCGATGAGCTCTTCGAAGCCATGGTGCTGGTGCAGACACGGAAGGTGACATCATTCCCCATCGTCCTGCTCGGCGTCGAGTTCTGGGGGCCCATGATCGACTGGATCCGGGGAACCCTGGTGGCCGAGGGCATGGTCTCGGAGAAAGACCTCGACCTGATCCAGGTGGTGGACAGCCCCGCCGAAGCCGTTGAGCGCGTGCTCCACGGCGGCCCCGTCCCGCCCATGAACGGGGAGCAGCGGCCGGAGTAG
- a CDS encoding amino acid ABC transporter ATP-binding protein — protein MTTHVPGDALVSLNAVNKHYGQLHVLKDINLQVRKGEVVVVIGPSGSGKSTLCRAINRLETIEDGTISIDGKVLPEEGKALAQLRADVGMVFQSFNLFAHKTILENVTLGPIKVKGVSKGEADKDAMALLERVGVGHQAPKLPAQLSGGQQQRVAIARALAMKPKVMLFDEPTSALDPEMINEVLDVMVQLAKEGMTMIVVTHEMGFARKAADRVVFMADGQIVEDATPEEFFTNPKSDRAKDFLSKLLTH, from the coding sequence ATGACTACTCATGTGCCCGGCGATGCCCTCGTCTCCCTGAACGCCGTAAATAAGCATTACGGCCAGCTGCACGTTTTGAAGGACATCAACCTGCAGGTCCGCAAGGGCGAGGTTGTCGTGGTCATCGGGCCGTCGGGCTCCGGTAAGTCCACCCTCTGCCGCGCCATCAACCGCCTTGAGACCATCGAGGACGGCACCATCAGCATCGACGGGAAGGTCCTTCCCGAAGAAGGCAAGGCGCTGGCACAGCTGCGCGCCGACGTCGGAATGGTGTTCCAGTCCTTCAACCTCTTCGCGCACAAGACCATCCTCGAGAACGTGACCCTTGGCCCCATCAAGGTCAAGGGAGTTTCAAAAGGCGAGGCCGACAAGGATGCCATGGCCCTGCTCGAGCGGGTGGGCGTGGGACACCAGGCTCCGAAGCTTCCCGCCCAGCTCTCCGGCGGCCAGCAGCAGCGCGTGGCCATCGCCCGCGCCCTCGCCATGAAGCCGAAGGTCATGCTCTTCGACGAGCCCACCTCCGCCCTTGACCCCGAAATGATCAACGAGGTCCTGGATGTCATGGTGCAGTTGGCCAAAGAAGGCATGACCATGATTGTGGTCACCCATGAGATGGGCTTCGCCCGCAAAGCCGCGGACCGGGTCGTTTTCATGGCCGATGGCCAGATCGTCGAGGACGCCACCCCCGAGGAGTTCTTCACGAATCCCAAGAGCGACCGCGCCAAGGACTTCCTCTCCAAGCTCCTTACCCACTGA